A single genomic interval of Penicillium psychrofluorescens genome assembly, chromosome: 2 harbors:
- a CDS encoding uncharacterized protein (ID:PFLUO_003355-T1.cds;~source:funannotate), producing the protein MGTFESEMCRRLWWCIYLLDRRLAIETGRPFLIQDVNVDVGFPQDVSDEWLRICHDSQSSVPNAASGANISSPVPYLIAMTAYSTVIGKVWEALYGASTTESTPSHFINEYLMHLITQSQKEIQREFTYDPYSPTECRTEGLAWWQVKQQLIMRIRWSALHLLIRKPMLHRTLSHQQSSSETIENEVMCMNLARSIIEDFSNVPEEHPKYTFPFLQYLTGATITALGLIIKQPSFKSAYGDLTLEAARSLENHCRMTWVSGRMARAVWKLNQMATATLGTVTRASLPSEESHHNQHRNFPTMKDRDLPQESGIQRQLLKD; encoded by the exons ATGGGAACCTTTGAGAGCGAGATGTGTCGCCGCCTGTGGTGGTGTATCTACCTTTTGGACCGTCGGCTGGCTATTGAAACAGGGCGTCCATTTCTAATCCAGGACGTGAATGTCGATGTCGGATTTCCTCAAGATGTGAGTGACGAGTGGCTTCGAATATGCCACGACTCGCAGTCTTCGGTGCCCAATGCAGCGTCGGGCGCGAATATTTCATCACCAGTGCCGTACCTGATCGCCATGACTGCCTATTCAACGGTTATTGGGAAAGTCTGGGAAGCCTTATATGGCGCTTCTACGACCGAATCCACACCCAGCCATTTTATCAATGAATACCTGATGCATCTGATCACTCAGTCTCAAAAAGAAATCCAACGAGAGTTCACGTATGACCCTTATTCTCCGACAGAGTGCAGGACGGAAGGGCTGGCTTGGTGGCAGGTGAAACAACAATTGATCATGCGAATT CGGTGGTCTGCGCTTCATCTGCTAATCCGAAAGCCAATGCTCCATAGAACGCTATCTCACCAACAATCATCCTCAGAAACTATTGAGAATGAAGTCATGTGCATGAATCTGGCCCGGAGTATCATCGAAGACTTCAGCAATGTCCCCGAGGAACACCCCAAGTACACGTTTCCATTCCTGCAATATCTGACTGGCGCGACTATAACTGCGTTGGGATTAATCATCAAGCAACCTTCATTTAAAAGTGCCTATGGAGATTTGACattggaggcggcgagatcgCTAGAGAATCACTGCCGGATGACATGGGTATCTGGTAGAATGGCCCGAGCTGTCTGGAAACTCAATCAAATGGCAACTGCAACTCTGGGCACTGTCACTCGAGCCTCTCTACCAAGCGAGGAGAGCCATCATA ATCAACATCGGAACTTCCCGACCATGAAAGATCGAGACCTGCCGCAGGAGAGCGGCATCCAGAGGCAGCTGCTCAAAGACTGA
- a CDS encoding uncharacterized protein (ID:PFLUO_003354-T1.cds;~source:funannotate) has protein sequence MGDFVTEAFTLLGVAIVIISLRIVARWTMVGPSNFQVDDYLMPFACVVYGLETGAAYIVGAWFKGLANNAMTDEQRVILSPDSEEYRLRIGGSKIQVIGWSLYTLLLWLLKACMAIFYSRLTMGLANMRTRIHIAYGLIAVTYIATVCSILFGCHPMHKNWQINPNPGNHCQPAVSKIDIYVTVVLNVATDVYLISIPAPMLFKARLRWREKLELLVLFSGGLFVMMAGILRCVLILTAGANGAEQAGSWACRETFVAVVIGNIPMIYPLVRRAARRAGFYFTTRSGSQSYPAYPLSDGDASNNGYAKRKKFRHPLSIPADTQWNTTSDEQMILPTSRQQPPTCTAGDGDWDTNSHTSQNAGIKVIHETIVHSAEKGSR, from the exons ATGGGTGACTTCGTCACCGAGGCGTTCACCCTACTGGGGGTGGCCATTGTGATCATTAGCCTGCGAATTGTTGCTCGCTGGACCATGGTTGGCCCCAGTAATTTCCAGGTCGACGACTATCTGATGCCATTCGCGTGT GTGGTGTACGGATTGGAAACTGGTGCTGCATACATTGTGGGCGCATGGTTCAAAGGCCTTGCCAACAATGCGATGACAGACGAGCAGCGGGTCATTCTGTCTCCCGACTCCGAGGAATATCGATTACGCATTGGTGGATCCAAAATTCAGGTGATCGGCTGGTCCCTGTACACACTCCTTCTATGGTTGCTCAAAGCATGCATGGCAATATTCTACTCGCGATTGAC TATGGGCCTGGCAAACATGCGAACTCGGATTCATATTGCCTATGGCTTGATCGCCGTGACCTATATTGCCACGGTCTGTTCCATTCTTTTTGGGTGCCATCCGATGCACAAGAATTGGCAAATCAACCCTAATCCTGGTA ACCATTGTCAACCGGCTGTGTCCAAGATCGATATTTACGTGACCGTGGTCCTAAATGTTGCCACAGACGTCTATTTGATCAGCATTCCTGCCCCA ATGCTTTTCAAGGCCAGACTTCGGTGGCGCGAAAAGCTTGAGCTTCTTGTACTGTTTAGCGGTGGCCTGTTCGTTATGATGGCTGGTATCCTCCGCTGTGTTCTGATTCTGACG GCTGGTGCCAATGGTGCTGAGCAAGCTGGCAGCTGGGCCTGTCGCGAGACATTTGTCGCCGTCGTTATCGGCAATATCCCGATGATCTACCCATTAGTCCGTCGCGCAGCCCGCCGGGCCGGGTTCTACTTCACCACCCGGAGCGGATCTCAAAGCTATCCTGCATATCCACTGTCAGATGGCGACGCAAGTAACAACGGATACGCTAAGCGCAAGAAGTTCCGCCATCCCCTGTCGATTCCAGCCGACACGCAATGGAACACCACAAGCGACGAACAAATGATCTTGCCGACATCGAGACAACAGCCTCCCACGTGTACCGCTGGTGATGGAGATTGGGACACCAATAGTCACACCAGTCAGAACGCCGGTATCAAGGTAATTCACGAAACAATCGTTCATAGTGCCGAGAAGGGGTCACGATGA
- a CDS encoding uncharacterized protein (ID:PFLUO_003358-T1.cds;~source:funannotate) has translation MRFTTTFGWLLLTGATFTSAAKTSHSSASKSSSAAGAGASSGAASCSLASGDTQVLQFSWVLSDFIQKFYASMPVNENVASQLQNSSSSSKALSNLQGLEKQNNLSVDAIKQLGMKAPNFKQPSCSYTLPKADSIPAFAMYAYQLEYTLSGGFIGLAGYTQSPEVSFLLARLAAEHSAHATWIGSRVNSSMFSPSSNSLVDAYSPTQILETKNQTGSLGQYLNGCVTAPKSPCGMIQIGPLDATVTASAASSTGSSKRRF, from the coding sequence ATGCGTTTCACAACTACTTTCGGATGGCTCCTCCTTACTGGAGCAACCTTTACTTCTGCTGCAAAGACCTCGCACTCGTCGGCCTCTAAATCtagctctgctgctggtgctggcgcttCCTCTGGTGCGGCTTCCTGCTCATTGGCCTCTGGTGATACCCAAGTTCTCCAATTCAGCTGGGTTCTCTCCGACTTCATTCAAAAGTTCTACGCGTCCATGCCTGTCAACGAGAATGTTGCCTCTCAGCTGCAGAAtagctccagctccagcaagGCTCTTTCCAAcctccagggccttgagAAGCAGAACAACCTGAGCGTTGATGCCATCAAGCAACTCGGCATGAAGGCACCCAACTTCAAGCAACCATCGTGCTCCTACACCCTTCCCAAAGCAGACAGTATTCCGGCATTCGCAATGTACGCCTATCAGCTTGAGTACACACTGTCCGGTGGTTTTATTGGTCTCGCTGGCTACACTCAATCTCCGGAAGTCTCCTTCCTCCTGGCTCGTCTGGCCGCTGAACACAGTGCCCACGCCACTTGGATTGGCAGCCGCGTGAATTCCTCCATGTTttcgcccagcagcaactCCCTGGTGGATGCATACTCTCCGacccagatcctggagaCGAAGAACCAGACCGGAAGCCTGGGCCAATACTTGAACGGCTGTGTGACCGCACCGAAGAGCCCATGCGGTATGATTCAAATTGGACCCCTGGACGCCACTGTGACGGCCAGCGCTGCGAGCAGCACCGGGAGTTCTAAGCGCCGATTCTGA
- a CDS encoding uncharacterized protein (ID:PFLUO_003357-T1.cds;~source:funannotate), which produces MTTSLPNDVLLLIGEHLNQQDRWNLLFVSKHFHDLFLPFFSHSVALHNWHGTLSFIRAISKRPSLARAVRQLDLDAWKSRSVSDDERAQIRDSVQLRDWLTAVSDSEDDRLQWRKDLQNGFGDPWIALVLPQLVQLKRLRLTYASNTPFLDRLMQRAVNPKTPIDGRPILGRLREVSLRHQEDLDRPKNQDDAELEDRSSPSSSSLILPFFQLPSVQTLRAESVIDPSSGTSGTSEDEENTEEQWAPGFSSIKEIDLRSSNGNHGMESLIASCADLRSFKYQHTDAHIVSHGYQPSAFYRSLTRSKNSLQTLWLDQHGDHYPFTAAGLNQTHDEWFGSLAGFVALRQVRIRLPNLLDIRYQNQPSTPLVDCLPPTLETLYIEGCEERNLSMLASQLQTVIKNRQAKVPQLHRVDIEGAFHDDPSDDSGHSESSPNECPESMIKDKILQAAEPLHVDCLNAGIELHLHDRMCSAPTEVSW; this is translated from the coding sequence ATGACGACCAGTCTTCCCAACGATGTCCTCCTCTTGATCGGAGAACATTTGAACCAGCAAGATCGCTGGAACCTCTTGTTTGTCTCCAAACATTTTCATGATTTGTTCCTGCCGTTTTTCTCTCATTCGGTAGCCCTTCACAACTGGCATGGCACTCTTTCGTTCATCCGTGCCATATCGAAACGACCATCACTTGCACGCGCAGTGCGGCAATTGGACCTAGACGCTTGGAAATCACGAAGCGTATCAGATGACGAACGGGCCCAGATTCGCGACTCTGTACAACTGAGAGATTGGCTGACCGCCGTCTCGGACTCCGAGGACGACCGGTTACAATGGAGAAAGGATCTCCAAAACGGCTTTGGGGATCCCTGGATTGCCCTGGTGCTCCCCCAATTGGTTCAGTTGAAACGTCTGCGTTTAACGTATGCATCGAATACCCCTTTCTTGGACCGGCTCATGCAAAGAGCCGTCAATCCCAAAACGCCAATTGATGGACGCCCGATACTTGGTCGATTGAGAGAGGTCTCGCTGCGCCACCAGGAGGATCTGGACCGCCCAAAAAACCAGGATGATGCTGAACTAGAGGATCGGTCATcaccgtcgtcatcttccCTGATTCTTCCATTTTTCCAACTGCCCTCGGTGCAGACACTTCGTGCGGAGTCCGTGATCGATCCTAGCTCCGGCACATCGGGGACCTCtgaggacgaggaaaatACGGAAGAGCAATGGGCGCCTGGCTTCTCCTCCATTAAAGAGATCGATCTTCGCTCCAGCAACGGAAACCACGGTATGGAAAGCTTGATCGCGTCATGTGCGGATCTCCGGTCCTTCAAATATCAGCATACCGACGCGCATATCGTGTCGCATGGCTACCAACCATCTGCCTTCTATCGGTCCTTGACACGCAGCAAGAATAGTCTTCAGACCCTGTGGCTGGACCAACATGGCGATCATTATCCCTTCACGGCCGCCGGACTGAACCAAACACACGATGAGTGGTTCGGGTCGCTGGCCGGCTTTGTGGCTTTGCGGCAAGTGCGTATCCGACTGCCTAACCTTCTGGATATCCGCTACCAGAATCAGCCGAGCACGCCTCTCGTGGATTGCCTCCCACCGACACTAGAAACTCTCTATATCGAGGGATGTGAGGAACGGAATCTGTCTATGCTCGCCTCGCAGCTCCAGACTGTGATCAAGAACCGCCAGGCCAAGGTACCGCAACTCCACCGAGTGGATATCGAGGGCGCATTCCACGACGATCCTTCCGATGACTCTGGACACTCCGAATCCTCTCCGAACGAGTGTCCTGAAAGCATGATCAAAGACAAGATTCTCCAAGCCGCTGAGCCTTTGCACGTGGATTGTCTCAACGCAGGAATAGAACTTCATCTCCACGACCGCATGTGTTCTGCCCCCACGGAGGTATCTTGGTGA
- a CDS encoding uncharacterized protein (ID:PFLUO_003359-T1.cds;~source:funannotate), producing the protein MFRVDKSGVRGVEGVTLRETDQRTWFWWHYPGLRSLNLLLLGSIVCDMTNGYDGSMLSGLQIIDRWAEALGNPTGTRLGTITNGTRYGQLGALLVAAPMMQRLGRRVPIMIGSCILLVGVALQAASVGYDMFVVSRVLIGFGNTIQNTACPILAAELAHPFQRTQIIGIQNSTGSLGQIMAAWITYGTSFMTSSWSWRLPSLLQAVSSVFQLVMMFFTPESPRWLVHRGRHEEAYRILAKYHAEGDESSRLLQLEMVEIEAAIETERAQALTSWMEWFRTPANRYRLFIIVTSGFIIQWCGNALITYYIHLVFESIGITSSKKQLLINGGITISGWVWGNMWSLLVDKMGRRPMWLIGMSGMFAAFLMITVFTGVNAGIGYSNAGLGNATIFAIFLFGFFYKMPGCMVPSYVAEVSPFDLRAKAFVINGFGDAAANIFSGYTNPVGLGAIGWKYYIVWCCVLVSNFTIIYFFYPETKNLSLEEVGQLFDGPSEAVEAKLAHEEADEKAKPVVTTVE; encoded by the coding sequence ATGTTCCGCGTCGACAAGTCGGGCGTCCGCGGCGTCGAGGGTGTGACGCTGCGGGAGACGGACCAGCGGACGTGGTTCTGGTGGCACTACCCCGGCTTGCGTTCGCTGAACCTCCTCCTGCTGGGCTCTATCGTCTGCGACATGACCAACGGCTACGATGGCTCAATGCTCAGCGGCCTGCAGATCATCGACCGGTGGGCGGAAGCGCTGGGCAACCCGACAGGCACGCGCCTGggcaccatcaccaacgGCACCCGCTATGGGCAGCTCGGGGCACTCCTCGTCGCGGCGCCCATGATGCAGCGGCTGGGTCGACGAGTGCCAATCATGATCGGGTCATGCATCCTGCTGGTCGGCGTCGCGCTGCAAGCCGCGTCGGTCGGCTACGACATGTTCGTCGTGTCGCGTGTGCTCATCGGCTTCGGAAATACGATCCAGAACACGGCCTGTCCCATTCTGGCCGCAGAGCTTGCCCACCCCTTTCAGCGCACCcagatcatcggcatccaGAACTCGACCGGGTCGCTCGGCCAGATCATGGCCGCCTGGATCACCTACGGCACTTCCTTCATGACATCCTCGTGGTCCTGGCGCCTGCCCTCGCTGCTGCAGGCCGTGTCGTCCGTCTTTCAGCTCGTCATGATGTTCTTCACGCCCGAGAGTCCGCGCTGGCTCGTGCACCGGGGCCGGCACGAGGAGGCGTATCGGATCCTAGCCAAGTACCACGCCGAGGGGGACGAGTCGTcgcgcctgctgcagctcgagATGGTTGAGATCGAGGCAGCCATCGAGACGGAGCGAGCGCAGGCGCTGACATCGTGGATGGAGTGGTTCCGCACACCAGCCAACCGGTACCGGcttttcatcattgtcacgTCCGGATTCATCATCCAGTGGTGCGGCAACGCGCTCATCACATATTACATCCATCTCGTCTTTGAGTCGATCGGCATCACCAGCTCCAAAAAGCAGCTGCTCATCAACGGCGGTATTACCATCAGCGGCTGGGTGTGGGGCAATATGTGGTCGCTGCTGGTCGACAAGATGGGGCGGCGGCCGATGTGGCTGATCGGGATGTCGGGCATGTTCGCCGCCTTTTTGATGATCACCGTCTTCACAGGCGTCAACGCGGGCATTGGCTACAGCAACGCAGGCCTGGGCAACgccaccatcttcgccatcttcctcttcggcttcttctaCAAGATGCCTGGCTGCATGGTGCCTTCGTACGTCGCCGAGGTCTCGCCTTTCGACCTCCGCGCCAAGGCGTTCGTCATCAATGGCTTTGGCGACGCGGCAgccaacatcttcagcgGATACACTAACCCTGTCGGTCTCGGGGCCATTGGGTGGAAATACTACATTGTCTGGTGCTGCGTCCTGGTCAGCAACTTTACCATTATCTACTTTTTCTATCCGGAGACCAAGAATCTCAGTCTCGAGGAGGTCGGCCAGCTTTTCGACGGCCCGtcggaggccgtggaggctAAGCTGGCGCATGAGGAGGCCGATGAGAAGGCGAAACCGGTCGTGACGACGGTCGAGTGA
- a CDS encoding uncharacterized protein (ID:PFLUO_003356-T1.cds;~source:funannotate): MTTLNPGDQFPSDVVFKYIPWSEESGDMTACGIPINYNASKEWADKKVVLFSVPGAFTPTCSVNHMPGYIKNLPQLRQKGVDIVAVVAFNDPFVMSAWGKANKVHGDDILFLSDPDAQFSKSIGWADSASGRTGRYAVVVDHGKVSYAQIETEKGAVKKSGADAVLASL, encoded by the exons ATGACTACACTCAATCCCGGTGACCAGTTCCCCAGCGACGTGGTCTTCAA GTACATCCCGTGGTCGGAGGAAAGCGGTGACATGACCGCCTGTGGCATCCCGATCAATTATAATGCGTCCAAGGAGTGGGCGGACAAGAAGGTGGTGCTCTTCTCGGTTCCAG GCGCCTTCACCCCCACCTGTTCGGTCAACCACATGCCGGGCTACATCAAGAACCTGCCCCAGCTCCGACAGAAAGGCGTGGACATCGTGGCCGTGGTTGCTTTCAATGACCCCTTCGTCATGAGCGCCTGGGGCAAGGCGAATAAGGTGCACGGAGATGATATC CTCTTCTTGTCCGACCCCGATGCCCAATTCTCCAAAAGCATTGGCTGGGCCGATAGCGCGTCTGGGCGCACGGGCCGGTATGCCGTGGTCGTGGACCATGGGAAGGTTTCTTACGCCCAAATCGAGACCGAGAAGGGGGCAGTTAAG AAATccggcgccgatgccgtcCTTGCTTCGCTGTAA